A region from the Linepithema humile isolate Giens D197 chromosome 1, Lhum_UNIL_v1.0, whole genome shotgun sequence genome encodes:
- the LOC105675619 gene encoding luciferin 4-monooxygenase-like, giving the protein MELSKNDITFNLDFNIERLVLRTLKATPNFVGQVEYETGRQSTFQEMREKSVMCALWLKKQGIKPDDIVAICTNNHFDAYIPYLACLYLSVIANPWDVYLTKTEGNLRYFLNLCRPKVMFIDSNIAATVYKTATEFNFSTKIVVFGKIERFESLQSILNNNSHKAEIDKFYASKNLRQNHTVMILFTSGTTGLPKAVNISDTIFTDWANGRSILFHNSICLWFVSLGCIIGAVMTVRSVLSRVKVIKPTQSFYPEDMCDMIQKHKVRAFKFLLKI; this is encoded by the exons ATGGAACTATCTAAGAACGATATAACATTCAACTTGGATTTCAATATTGAACGTTTAGTTTTACGGACACTAAAAGCTACACCGAATTTTGTTGGTCAG GTGGAATATGAAACGGGTAGACAAAGTACATTTCAGGAGATGAGAGAGAAAAGTGTAATGTGTGCATTATGGTTAAAAAAACAAGGTATTAAACCTGATGACATAGTAGCGATATGTACGAATAACCATTTTGATGCCTACATACCGTATCTAGCGTGTTTATATTTAAGTGTAATTGCAAATCCGTGGGATGTTTATCTCACGAAAACGGAAG GAAacttaagatattttttgaatcTATGCAGACCAAAGGTAATGTTCATCGACAGTAATATTGCTGCAACTGTTTATAAGACTGCaacagaatttaatttttctacaaaaattgtagttttcggtaaaattgaaagattCGAATCTCTTCAATCAATTCTGAATAATAATTCTCATAAAGCcgaaattgataaattttacgcTTCTAAGAACTTAAGACAGAATCACACGGTGATGATATTGTTCACTTCCGGTACGACGGGTTTGCCGAAAGCTGTGAACATTTCTGACACAATTTTTACAGATTGGGCAAACGGTCGGTCCATCCTATTTCATAATAGCATCTGTCTGTGGTTCGTATCTTTGGGTTGCATTATCGGCGCTGTTATGACTGTTCGTAGTGTGCTCTCTCGTGTCAAAGTAATAAAACCAACACAATCTTTCTATCCAGAAGATATGTGTGACATGATACAAAAGCATAAGGTACGTGCATTCAagtttttgttgaaaatttaa